The Gossypium hirsutum isolate 1008001.06 chromosome D02, Gossypium_hirsutum_v2.1, whole genome shotgun sequence region GTAGTAGTGCAAACGCTTAAGATGGTGTTTATTGATTTTAATGTTGCAATTGATTCTTGATCAGCTGATATTTCTATTTCTGTTTCCATGAGCTTCAAGGTTTTATGGCCATTCCATAAACCATTACTCTTATAGTGCTAATCACCCTCTTATTCAGAAATATGTTTAGTGCCTAGTTGTTAGTGACATAAAACTGCATGTCCTTGTTTTGTAGTTTAATAGTTTCCATGATGCCTGTTATGGACTAAATTTGGTGATAACTTTAAAGTGAAAAAATTAAAACGGATATGCTTTAAAAGTTACGATGCagctttttatattttcatgaaaGAACACAATTCCAAGTGCTCTGCTGTTTTTGCTTTCACGAAAATAGATTTTGATGATACTGTTGAAGGATTATATTTTGCCTGCAATGAGAATGAAATAATCTATTTGATTTCTTTCTACATTTAGGACTACTGCAGAGCACTATTTTAGAGAGTGTAGGATGTATTTGGTTTAACCGTACTGAGGCAAAAGATCGGGAAACTGTAACAAAGAAGTAAGTTCAATCAGAATAGGGAAATTATTTATATCAATATATTTTCCCGTTCATGTAAACTTGTTAATTTCAGGTTAAGGGAACACAGTCAAGGTGTTGACAATAATCCTCTTCTCATATTTCCTGAAGGGACCTGTGTAAACAATCAATACAGTGTTATGTTTAAGAAGGTATAGCTGTTAGTATTTGGGGAGAGCTGCTCTCAGTGTTCCCTTCTTACGCATCCTTCGTCTTTAACTTCTTGGTTTCTCTGATGATGTTTAGGGTGCATTCGAACTTGGTTGCACAATTTGCCCGATTGCAATAAAGTACAACAAAATTTTTGTTGATGCATTTTGGAATAGCCGAAAGTAAGGAATTAATCACGAATGTTTACCTGTTCCTATGCATAACTAGCATTAATGCATTGTGTTGCGGTTTGTGATACCTGTGGTATCTTACCAATGTTGCATGTCCTGCAGGCAGTCCTTCACAATGCATCTGTTGCAGCTTATGACATCATGGGCCGTTGTTTGTGATGTGTGGTACCTTGAGCCGCAGAATCTAAGACCTGACGAAACACCAATTGAATTTGCAGAGAGGTAACTAAGGATGCTGGTTAACACACTTAATTCATCTCTTATTGTTAATACGCACAAAGTCTGGCCTTTATATCATTTTCTAGAAAGCAATAGCTTTGATTCAGTCAATATCCTTCTATCATACAGGGTCAGAGACATAATATCCGTTCGAGCAGGTCTTAAGAAGGTTCCATGGGATGGTTATTTGAAGTACTCTCGCCCTAGCCCCAAGCATAGAGAGCAAAAGTAAGACAATCCTCTCCTATTCCTTCCCCTCTTTCCAGGTTGTGGTAAAATCTGATATAtttagaactccattgtatttcACATAGATGACACTAACTAATGTTTAATTTTCCCTGTAATGCATATCACATTTAAGTGCATAGACACATGGACCATCTTAAATGGTAGTTGGAACTATGAGGTTATTCTTGGTAGTTCATGGTACTGTCCTTATTAATGCCACAGATATATCTTTTGATGCATCTGAAGTAATGTATCCACATGGCTACAATTTGGTCCCTTGTCCTTGTTAGCCTGCTGCCTACCCTTATATTTCTAGTCCTTGACTTACTCAAGAGGCACCCTTTTTCAGTAACTTTTTCACTATATCGTAAACATAGACTACTTTTTCTTTGTACTGAATCGGTTATTAGTTATTAGTTGCCGTGGTACGAGATATTATGCACAATGCTGTTCATTATTTAGTGTTAATGCTTTGAATTGCTGAGCTGGTTTTTGGTTTGGGGTTGGTGTCTAGAACTAAGAATGGTACTCTAAATGGATGATTTTGCACTTGCAGACAACAAAGCTTTGCCGAATCGGTGCTTCGGAGGCTGGAAGAAAATTGATACCATAAACACACATTTGTTTCGTTTGTTGAGTTGCCATTATCTAGATAATGATTTAGGCCCTGTCGGCACACCTTGATGTCTCATTTGTTGAATGCTTTATTTTTGTATCAAATCTTAGAATTAGAATGAGTTGGTAATTTGTCTAGTTGTAGGTTTCTTTGTGAAATAACATAAGGCTAGTATtgctgattgagtcttagttcggtTGTCATTATTGTTGCTGCAATAACCGGTATTACTAGTTGGTAATTTTGGTCATATTGAATTCTGTTGAGGGGGTTGGCTCTCTTTTAGGAGGAGTTTTTGAAGTGTCGTCTGCTGAGTGATTGATCAGATCCTCAAACAGTGGAGGTATTGTGCCCGGGATGTCTATGTTTGGTTTTAGTCTGGGTTTTGTCTCTCGTAATTCGAGAAGAGCCCAAAGCGGTACGTGGAGTTTAGAGAGCGCTTAGTCGCATTCTAAAGCATTTCCTTGGTGGATTAGCTCTCTCATCAGATTCCATGACTCCCTTTGGGCTCTTCTTAGAGTAGGGAGATAAAACTTGGGGTTAAAATCGAGTATAGACACGCCGGGCATAATACCTTCACTATTCGATGGTCTGATCGACTGTTCAGTGAACAACAATTCAAAAACTTCTCCCGAAAGAGAATAAAACCCTCAACAAGTTCCTTtgaatattttagtaaaaaattgagTTTATATCTTTGAgttcattttatatatttgtttatttaggtTTCTTTGTCATTTTCTGTTTTTTTCCTACTAAACCATTCGACATCAtttgaatatatttgtttatatagtaaaaaatgaattaaattaacaTTCTCGATTTCAACTTAAATTGTTCCGAATTTGTGTTTGAATGGAGATTTCTTTATTATCAATAAAAACATATATTGAAAGGTATATTAAGACTCTttcttgtttaaaatttaaattgatatctaattttttaagtaatttaactgaattttaaaaatttcagttttgtaccattatttattattatttttagtttgaaTGTGACGTGTggaatattttaagggtaaattacatccAAACTCACTAAATTAATACTATGTTTACATTTTgactattaaattttaaaaagttataaaataatcattgaattattcaaaagttttcattgaataattttgacatttttatttaagttattggattgatttgattttttttaaagtcctATTAGTGAGCTCTAAGCAATCATTTGACAATTGGTACGTTATcaacaagtagaagaacatatttTATATCTAAGTCGATTTGACAATCAATGTTAAAGATCGAAGaagaaaactatatatataaattttggtttgtAGAATCATGttattcaaaacaatttcataaaaaaaatgaactatagaaaagaagggaaagaagagCTTTTGATTGATATAGGCAATGCGAAAGGAGAAAGCCATACAATAACGATTTTAACagttaataatttaaatgaaaacttttgaatggtTGATCATCATTTTGAAGTTAAATGATtaaaacgtaaatttactaatagtttaatgaccttaAATGCAATTTACCCTATAAAATTTATTAGttattcaaaaattatttttggatATTCCAATAACGAAATAGTTTTGAATTTCATTTGATGCCTAAAGTTGTCTAGTTTCAGTTTGCTACGGAATCCTAATTTCATTTTCCCCCTAACAAAATCTGCTATGTAGGATGTTTAGATTTACacgcaactaaaaaaaaaaaaaaatccccttCCCTTAAAGCCTTTTCTTTCTAAAGGGGGCATTAAAGTAATATCCTATAACTGATAGACCAAAAAAAACACAGATCAACGACGGACGCGTCCGTGTCGGAGCTTCATTTCTCGCTCTGACTGAGTTTTAGGTTTTCAAAATTTCCCATTTCTGGTCAATTTCAAACCCTGAATTTTTCAATCAAACAAAAAACTAGGGATAATATTctgttgaatttgatttttttttaaatttttgaaatggaaaaataattATGCTGATTATTTTCAAAGTAAAAAGAAAGTTGTTGTTGTTCTAGTAGCTAATGAAGATTACGGATGATCTATTGAGTTATTCGCCTCCTCTTTGGGCGACTTTTATAGCTGGATTGCTTTTAGTCATTACGCTTACTCTTTCAATATATCTCATCTTCGAGCACCTCGCTTCTTACAAAAATCCGgaggttagttttttttttataggcTTTTTTTAAGCTTGTTTACTATGTTTGacttttctttctgtttttttgGACTTGCAGGAGCAGAAATTTTTAATCGGAGTTATTCTTATGGTTCCTTGCTATTCCATAGAAtcagtgagttttttttttaaatcggattttgacttttttttttcttaggtTGAAAACTTTGAATCGTAAAGCTAGATGTTGTGTAGTTCAGATCTTGCAAAATGTGgtgtttttcattaatttttaagtTGTATTTGATGATAATTAAGTGTTTTTTGATACCGTAAGACTGAACATTGCTCGAAAGTCGAAACTGTTGTCTGATGATCATGGAATACAAGTCTGAAGTGAAATTTATGATGATTGCTGGAAAAGTTTGCTTCTAAAGGGGCTTGCTGTAGGAAATTTCTGAAATCGAAGCATCATGATTGACTTTTTGAAATTTCAAGTAGAATGGTTGGCGTTTGAGATCACTATACCTGatcaaataatgtaaaattattgtTATGAATCTTGAATGGTGTAGTCTGATATTGTTAACAGGACTTCACATTAAAGGTGTAGTAGTTAGTTATGCgtttatatgaaatattattttttattcaccttcagttaatatttaagtttggtGTAACACTTTAGGTATATAATTTTGGCACAGTACTTGTACATGGTATTTTCTTTGCAGCATGCAATGGTATGCTATTACCTGTCTTGCTAACCCAGATTACTTTTAACAGTTTGTATCACTGGTGAATCCATCAATCAGTGTTGATTGTTCAATACTACGTGATTGCTATGAATCGTTTGCCATGTATTGCTTTGGAAGATACCTTGTTGCTTGCTTAGGTATGTCTGCTTCAACAGCCTTATAGTTCAAATAAAGATTTTTATTTCTTGATTCGCATGTTATTTCATTGAGATTACGGTTACTGTAGTGGCATCTTCTTTGTTGTTTGATTTGCTTATACCCTTGAATCTGAATTCTGAATGTCCATATATTATTTCAATGTCTCCAGGAGACATTTCAACGCTTTACCTTTTTATCTTCTTACGGTTTAAGAATAACTAAATTTGTATGATCAATTGATGACACATAAAAAAGGTACTAAAGAAGATTGGACAATTCTGTCAAACTGACAATACATGCTAGTGTTTATGCATTTGACTAGTTTTTTGTGTTTTGACAACCCTTGTTATATGTTTCATTTTGCATTTTTCTTCTCTATTCTATAATGGTcatcaattttcaaaattgagctGCTGTTTATTTTAAGGTGGCGAAGAGAGGACTATTCAATTCATGGAAAGACTAGGGTATGCAAGTTCTTTAACTCCACTATTGGACCTCGATTGTGATAAGGGAACTGTTAAGCACCCTTTTCCTATGAATTATTTCCTAAAACCATGGAAACTTGGTCAATGGTTTTACCAGGTTATCAAGTTCGGCATTGTCCAATATGTAAGTGctctttaactttttgaaatgaATCATAAATTTTGCTTCTGTCATTGGTTCCTGTTTTAACAAAGTTTATATGCTTTGTTGGCAGATGATAATCAAGTTATTGACTGCACTTTTAGCGGTaatttttgaagcttttggtgtaTATTGTGAAGGAGAATTCAAATGGGGATGTGGGTAAGATGATCTATGATTTCACTTGTTAGCTCAAGTGCTTGTTTTAAATACTAATTAGTGAAGCAAAATTTGGTCAAATTCTGCTATAAGCCCCTGTACTCTAAATAATTTGtggatttagtctttgtactttaatttggtcaattttaatccttgtacttttcgaattggtcaattttagtccttgtacttttcaaattcttttagttttttGACCAAATGGTAGTAGTTAAATCTGATTGGTTGAATTTTGCTATTAGCCCTGTACTATGcttaaagttgtagatttagtctattttcttcaattagatcatttattagtccctatattttacgaattttaaaatttcaatctttacGCAAACAACCGTCTTGAAATCTATAACTAActtttttgtgagtaatatgtgaaaatagtaAGTTGACATGgcattatatatgttataatatgcGTGCCATATTGGATTTTGGCAATTACAGAAcctaatgaatttaacagttaTTTTTTGGTTAggactgaaattttaaagttcataaagtacagggactaaaaataaccaaattatagTACAAAGACTACACATAGTAGAGGGACTAATGACAGAATTTAATCAACAAAATTTTGTTCTCATTATCTGTCTTTGTTCCTGTTTTTCAGGTATCCTTATATGGCTGTGGTTCTTAATTTCAGTCAATCATGGGCTTTGTactgtttaattcaattttatactGTCACAAAGGATGAACTGGCATACATAAAGCCTTTGGCCAAGTTTTTGACATTTAAATCAATCGTGTTCTTAACTTGGTGGCAAGGCGTGGCGATCGCCCTTTTTTCTGCTCTTGGTCTGTTTAGAAGTCCAATTGCCGAAAGCTTGCAGCTTAAGTCAAGCGTCCAAGACTTCATAATTTGTATAGAGGTAGATGTCTTGAATCACCAATGTATTTCTTCTAGGTTGTACTGTATTCACTGTAGTTATGCATCTGCGTATTAATTAAGCTACCGATTTATCTATCGGTAAATTCAAAATGCTTGTAAATTCTACTAGTCTTTTACTGATATGAAAGTTTGACATGTCATGGTATTCCTCCAGCGCAGATGGCCATTGCTTCTGTTGTTCACATATACGTTTTCCCATCTGAACCTTATAAACTAATGGGAGATCGTGTTCCTGGAAGTGTTTCAGTCCTTGGAGACTATGCATCTGTTGATTCCCCTCTGGATCCTGATGAGGTTAGGGACAGTGAAAGACCCACAAAGCTACGCCTGCCTCAGCCCGACATAGAGGCTCGAGGTGGAATGACCATCAAAGAAAGTATGAAGGATGTATTCATTGGTGGTGGTGAATATGTAAGTATTCGGTTTTATGCTAATAGTGCAATTTCGATGCATGTTTGGATGTTAGTAACTTACCTGAAAGTTCTGTTATATCCTTGAATGGATAGGATTCATTAAGTATCTCACTATGTTTTTTCATGGGGCTTTTCGATCTTTCATAACGGCATGTTGATGTTGCTAGTGCTGAGTCTGCTCTTTTTGCTTGTTCAGATTGTAAACGATGTAAAATTTACGGTAAACCAAGCAGTTGAGCCTGTTGAGAAGGGGATCAACAAGTTCAATGAGAAACTACATAAAATCTCTGAAAACATAAAGAAGCATGGCAAAGACAAGAAAAAGACGAAGGATGATAGTTTCATTACCCCATCCGCACGGACGGTAATTCGTGGTATAGATGATCCCTTCTTAAATGGTAGTATGAGTGATAGCGCGGTTGCAAGGGGAAAGAAACATCATGGAAAATCCGGATATACCAAGGAAAAATCAGGACATACAAGCGGGGAAAGCGGAGGAGAAAGCCGTAGCGATCCGAGCTATGGTAGATATCAGATTAGGGGCCATAGATGGGTTACAAAGGATTAAAACTTAGATGAATAAGTAGCTATCCGGACATACAAGACACGTGAGAGATTCAGGCAGACATCACCCTTCCATCCATAGCTTGTGGGCCGGCTAGCATGGTTGAAACACTCAAGAGCATTGTTTCTGCACGAGGTGActgaaaatttcatttgaatttgcTGCTGTCGGTATAATATCCGTCAACCGAGCCGATCATTTATGCAGGGGATTTATGGAAACGGGAGATTTAGTGTAATAGATGTGTTATATAATTTTTACTATGGCTTGGCTATCTCATACATGATTGGGACATTTTTGCTCATGTTTTTATGAGCTGATGTCTGAATGTCTTAAGGCCGAGCCAAGCTTTCACTAATGTCTAGAAATCGTTGCccagaaagttttggactgataCTGCTACTGTATTCTTGCTCtggatatatgtatatacatacttatagATATAAGCACAATATTTGAAACGTTACTAATTCATATTAGATATTCTTTATGCATATATTTTCTTGTCATATTTTCCGTTTAAGATTTTTAGATTATTGcgggtttaaattatttttggttcAGGTAACTTGAGCTTTGTTTTTTTCAAATCAAGACATTATCCATGATCAGCGGTGGAAATTACGTCGAGTATGGCAACTTGCAAGACCTCGCACAACATCAGCATCCTGACAAGTATCTGATTTATGGAAAAATCGAAATTTTAATCGGAACAAAGTTCATCGAAAATGGGATTAAGCAGTTCTACTTCTTCAGCAACCCGTTAATGCCTTTTAACTATTTAGATGACcgcatccaaaaaaaaaaaagaagaagaaattagGTTAAATCCAAATCCACTATTTTTAGAGCAGTAGCATACAGGCAACTTGAGCTGGCAAACATTATTTGAGGTCCAACTTTGCTTAAGAGCCATTATCATATGCTTTTTGCATGCCGACAATTAATACAGATGCAATCTGATTTAGACTAATGTTACTACTTTGTTTTACTTTGTTgcaaaaacaaaaatcaatattttaataatcagatttatatttaaatcggttaaatctttaatttttaattcaattagtttgaattattaataatttaacaaataatttaataataatacattataaaattgatttaatcggTTCAATAATCAATTGTCAAAATGGGGTAATGAAACATTTAATCTCTAACTTTGACAACTTTCATTAACTCgagctttgaatttttttttgtccacattaatcttgaaatttgattttcttaaaaaaatttaaaccatgacaccatgagattatggtaaattatcaa contains the following coding sequences:
- the LOC107908615 gene encoding protein LAZ1 isoform X1, with translation MKITDDLLSYSPPLWATFIAGLLLVITLTLSIYLIFEHLASYKNPEEQKFLIGVILMVPCYSIESFVSLVNPSISVDCSILRDCYESFAMYCFGRYLVACLGGEERTIQFMERLGYASSLTPLLDLDCDKGTVKHPFPMNYFLKPWKLGQWFYQVIKFGIVQYMIIKLLTALLAVIFEAFGVYCEGEFKWGCGYPYMAVVLNFSQSWALYCLIQFYTVTKDELAYIKPLAKFLTFKSIVFLTWWQGVAIALFSALGLFRSPIAESLQLKSSVQDFIICIEMAIASVVHIYVFPSEPYKLMGDRVPGSVSVLGDYASVDSPLDPDEVRDSERPTKLRLPQPDIEARGGMTIKESMKDVFIGGGEYIVNDVKFTVNQAVEPVEKGINKFNEKLHKISENIKKHGKDKKKTKDDSFITPSARTVIRGIDDPFLNGSMSDSAVARGKKHHGKSGYTKEKSGHTSGESGGESRSDPSYGRYQIRGHRWVTKD
- the LOC107908615 gene encoding protein LAZ1 isoform X2; the encoded protein is MKITDDLLSYSPPLWATFIAGLLLVITLTLSIYLIFEHLASYKNPEEQKFLIGVILMVPCYSIESFVSLVNPSISVDCSILRDCYESFAMYCFGRYLVACLGGEERTIQFMERLGYASSLTPLLDLDCDKGTVKHPFPMNYFLKPWKLGQWFYQVIKFGIVQYMIIKLLTALLAVIFEAFGVYCEGEFKWGCGYPYMAVVLNFSQSWALYCLIQFYTVTKDELAYIKPLAKFLTFKSIVFLTWWQGVAIALFSALGLFRSPIAESLQLKSSVQDFIICIERRWPLLLLFTYTFSHLNLIN